A stretch of DNA from Fusobacterium mortiferum ATCC 9817:
AGTGCATAGTATTAGATACTATTAAAGGACAAGGGGTAGAATATTTTGAAAATTTAAAAGCTAATCATCATATTAGATTTACAGATGAAATGAAAGAGATATTAAAGAGTGAAATAGCAAAGTTAGATATTGAGTAGGAGGAAATTGAAATGGCAAAATATGAATTAGAAAAATTAGAAATGAGAAAAGCATATAGTTCAACATTAGATGAATTAATCAATGAAGACAAAAGAGTTTTTGTTCTAGAGGCCGATTTAGCAGAAGCAATTTCTACGAACTCAATAGCTAAAACAAATAAAGAGAACTATATAAATTGTGGAATTATGGAATCCAATATGGTTGGAGTAGCAAGTGGACTTTCATTAGTTGGAGATATACCTTTTATTCATACATTTAGTCCATTTGCAACTAGAAGAGATTTTGACCAAGTATTTTTATCAGGAGCTTATGCAAAAACTAATATAAAAATATTGGGATCAGACCCAGGAATCTATGCTCAACATAATGGTGGAACTCATACTTCTTTTGAAGATATAGCTCTTATGAGAACGATACCAACTGCAGTAGTAATGTCGATTTCAGATACAACGATGATGAAGAATATTTTAAGACAAATAAAAGATAGTTATGGAATACATTATTTAAGTGCAGTAAGAAAAGGTTCGTATAAACTTTATGATGAAAGTGAGAAATTTAAAATTGGAAAAGGAAAAGTATTAAGAGAAGGAAAAGATTTAACTATAGTTGCATGTGGGATAATGGTTGTAGAAGCCTTAAAAGCTGCAGATATTCTTAAAGAAGAGGGAATAGAAGTAACAGTGATAGATATGTTTACTATAAAACCAATAGATAAGGAATTGATTTTAAAATATGCAAAACAAACAAAAGGATTTGTAACTGCCGAAAATCATAATATAATTGGAGGATTAGGAAGTGCAGTAGCAGAGATTTTAGTTGAAAATTATCCTGTACCTTTAAGAAGAGTTGGAGTTGAAGATAGATTTGGGCAAGTAGGAACTTTAGATTATCTTCAAAAAGAGTATAAATTAACAGCAGAAGAAATATTAAAAAAAGCTAAAGAGTTATTATAAGATAAAGAGGTATAGATTATGAAAATATTTATAGATACAGCTAATTTAGATGAAATAAGAAAAGCTGAAAGTTATGGAGTAATAGCAGGTGTAACAACTAATCCATCACTTGTGGCAAAAGAAAATGGAGATTTTGAAAAAATAATAACAGAGATAACTAAAATAGTGGATGGGCCTATTAGTGCTGAAGTATTATCTTTGGAAGCAGAAAAGATGATAGAAGAAGGAAAAAAATTAGCAAAAATTCATAAAAATGTTGTTATAAAATTACCTACAACTTTTGAAGGGTTAAAAGCTTGCAAGAGATTTAAAGAATTAGGAATAAAAACAAATTTAACTTTAATTTTTACATTAAATCAAGCATTACTAGCAGCAAGGGCAGGAGCTACATATGTTAGTCCATTTATAGGAAGGCTAGAAGATACAGGTGTAAGTGGAATAGAATTAATAAAAAATATAAGAGATACATTTGATAAACATGGAATAACAACAGAAATAATTGGAGCAAGTATAAGAAATCCTTTCCACGTAGAAGAAATTGCTAAAGCAGGGGCACATATAGGAACTCTACCATTTAAAGTAATTGAAAGTATGATAAAACACCCACTAACAGATGCTGGAATACAGAAGTTTTTAGCAGATTGGGAAAAAATTAGTAAATAAGTAGAGGTAACAGAATGAAAAATAAAATTTTAAGTATTGTAGATCATACACTTCTAACTCAGACAGCTACTTGGAAAGAGATTAAACAAATACTTGATGATAGTATTAAATATGAAGTTGCATCTGCATGTATACCAGCTTCTTATGTTAAAAGAGCAAAAGAATATGTAGATAGTAAATTAGCTATTTGTACAGTAATAGGATTTCCAAATGGATATTCAACAACTGCTGTAAAAGTGTTTGAAACAGAGGATGCTATAAAAAATGGTGCTGATGAAATAGATATGGTTATTAATATTGGAGATGTAAAAAATGGAGATTATCAATCTATTTTGGAAGAGATAAAAAAAATAAAAAAAAGCTTGTGGTAAAAAGGTATTAAAAGTAATTATAGAGACATGCCTTTTAACTGAAGAAGAAAAAATAAAAATGTGTAAAGTAGTAACAGAGTCTGGAGCTGAATATATAAAAACATCTACTGGATTTTCTACAGGAGGAGCTACATTTGAAGATGTAGCTTTAATGAAAAAATTTGTAGGAGAAAATGTAAAAATAAAAGCTGCTGGTGGTATTTCATCATTAGAGGATGCAGAAAAATTTATGGAGCTTGGAGCTAATAGACTTGGAACAAGTAGAATAGTAAAAATAATTAAAGGAGAAAAAGTTAAAAATAGTTATTAATAACATTAAAAGGTAACCAAAAGGTTACCTTTTTTATAAAATTAGGAGGAAATAAATGAAATATAAAATGGTAGTATCTGATTTGGATGGAACACTTTTAAATTCTAATCATAAGTTATCACAATACACAATAGATATAATAAAGAAAATTTCTGAAAAGGGAATAAAATTTGTTATAGCAACAGGAAGGCATTATAAGGATGCTAGATATTTTTTTAATCAAATAGAAACAGGAAAATATCTAATATCTGGTAATGGTTCTTTTGTTCATAATGAATTAGGAGAAGTAATTAGTAGAAAAAGTATTTCAAAAGAATTAACTAAAAAGTTATTAGAGTTAAAAGTTCAAGAAGGAACATCAACAAGTATCTATATTGGTGGAGAATGGTTTACAAATTTAATGGTTCCAGATTATATTGAATTTCATAAAGAATCAAAATTTACTCCTAAGGTATGTTCATTAGAGAATTTTAAGGATAAAAAGGTGGAAAAAATATTTTTTATTCATAAGGACAGGGAGGTTATTGAAAAATTAGAGAAACAATTGTATGAGCTAGGATTAGATAAAGAACTAAATATAGCTACTTCACAGCCTACTTGTCTAGAATTAATGGACAAAAGTGTTAATAAAGGAGAAGCTTTAAAAAACTTACTTGAATATGAAAAAATAAGTGCAGAAGAAGTTATAGCGTTTGGTGATGCTTTGAATGATAAAGAGATGTTAGAATTAGTTGGAAAAGGAGTAATAATGGGGAATGGAGATAAAAAACTACAAAATTTATTACCTAATTGTGAAATAATTGGGATATCTGATGAAGAGTCGGAAGGTAAGTTTTTAGAAAAAATTTATAAATAAGATTAATTTTAAAAATATTAGGAAATTAATAATGAATGAGAGGATTTTTATAAATCCTCTCATTCATTAAATTTCTAGATAGATTATTAAAAATGTTATAATAATAATACTGAAGATAATAGATAGTGATGAAGCAAAACTAGATAAACCAGAGTTTCCATCACATTTTTCAGTAAAGTAGGAAGAAAGAGCAGAAATAGGAGCAAAGATAGCAATAACTAATACTTGACGAATAACTAATGAAAATGGTAAAAAATTATAGAAGATAAAGGCAGTTATTCCAGCAAAAATATACCTTATAATTAAAATAAAGAAAGCTTTTGAAATATAGTCCCATTTAAAACTTATTTCAAACATAAGTCCAACCATTAACATAGCCATAAATCCATTAGCTGCACCAATTAAAGAGGTTATTGAAATTATAGGAGCAGGAATTTTAATTCCTATTATAGCTAAGATTAGCATCAAAATATATGTCATAAAAGGAACTGATTTATAAAGTTTTTCAAAAATATTTTTTAAGGAATTTTTTTCATTAGAATCATTTATAGCCATTGTTGTTAGAGCATATGAGCCACCTGTACAACTAATAGAGTTTCCCACGTCAAACATACAGATAGCTATAACTCCAAAAGAACCAAGAAAATTTTGTATAAATGGAAGAGTAAATGCTCCAATATTATATCCAGAAAAATTTAGCATATATAGCGCTTTAATTTTCGAGTCTTTTTTTCTAGAGAAAATATAACCAAGAAATATTAAAGTTAAGTTACACAATAAACCTAAAAAAACTAAAATAAAAAGAGAATTATCTTTTTGAAAACTTCCAAAACTACTTATAATAGCAGAAGGAAGAATTATATTAATAACAGTTTTATTAACAAACTTAGAATCCTCTTGAGAGAAAAATTTTTTCTTTTTGAGAAAATAACCTAAAAAAATAATAAAAACAAAAGAACTAGCTTTAAGTAAAATATTATACATTTTTCCTCCAAATGTTGGTAATTACAGGAAA
This window harbors:
- a CDS encoding transketolase family protein produces the protein MAKYELEKLEMRKAYSSTLDELINEDKRVFVLEADLAEAISTNSIAKTNKENYINCGIMESNMVGVASGLSLVGDIPFIHTFSPFATRRDFDQVFLSGAYAKTNIKILGSDPGIYAQHNGGTHTSFEDIALMRTIPTAVVMSISDTTMMKNILRQIKDSYGIHYLSAVRKGSYKLYDESEKFKIGKGKVLREGKDLTIVACGIMVVEALKAADILKEEGIEVTVIDMFTIKPIDKELILKYAKQTKGFVTAENHNIIGGLGSAVAEILVENYPVPLRRVGVEDRFGQVGTLDYLQKEYKLTAEEILKKAKELL
- the fsa gene encoding fructose-6-phosphate aldolase, giving the protein MKIFIDTANLDEIRKAESYGVIAGVTTNPSLVAKENGDFEKIITEITKIVDGPISAEVLSLEAEKMIEEGKKLAKIHKNVVIKLPTTFEGLKACKRFKELGIKTNLTLIFTLNQALLAARAGATYVSPFIGRLEDTGVSGIELIKNIRDTFDKHGITTEIIGASIRNPFHVEEIAKAGAHIGTLPFKVIESMIKHPLTDAGIQKFLADWEKISK
- a CDS encoding Cof-type HAD-IIB family hydrolase, with amino-acid sequence MKYKMVVSDLDGTLLNSNHKLSQYTIDIIKKISEKGIKFVIATGRHYKDARYFFNQIETGKYLISGNGSFVHNELGEVISRKSISKELTKKLLELKVQEGTSTSIYIGGEWFTNLMVPDYIEFHKESKFTPKVCSLENFKDKKVEKIFFIHKDREVIEKLEKQLYELGLDKELNIATSQPTCLELMDKSVNKGEALKNLLEYEKISAEEVIAFGDALNDKEMLELVGKGVIMGNGDKKLQNLLPNCEIIGISDEESEGKFLEKIYK
- a CDS encoding AEC family transporter, yielding MYNILLKASSFVFIIFLGYFLKKKKFFSQEDSKFVNKTVINIILPSAIISSFGSFQKDNSLFILVFLGLLCNLTLIFLGYIFSRKKDSKIKALYMLNFSGYNIGAFTLPFIQNFLGSFGVIAICMFDVGNSISCTGGSYALTTMAINDSNEKNSLKNIFEKLYKSVPFMTYILMLILAIIGIKIPAPIISITSLIGAANGFMAMLMVGLMFEISFKWDYISKAFFILIIRYIFAGITAFIFYNFLPFSLVIRQVLVIAIFAPISALSSYFTEKCDGNSGLSSFASSLSIIFSIIIITFLIIYLEI